In one Arenibacter antarcticus genomic region, the following are encoded:
- a CDS encoding SusD/RagB family nutrient-binding outer membrane lipoprotein: MMTINKLFKSFLVVCVVFAASCDNDITDINTNPNGVNLNEGNPSFLLTDVMANTAMDVGNKGYSDPLSAFVQYTQKDSWGNNNYDWTGSGWEGYYGNLRTAKLAKERSVELGFKFHEAVATILMAHNFALLTDFYGDVPYTEALQGDGEILLPKYDSQESVYKGAIADFEAASAMLSSNSGSLEVFSATQDIFFKGDAQKWIKYANSLALRYYMRLSEKDPGFAGAGVQAILAKPLISSVDEEAAIPYLGISPDNSQPSNGQQGTASNFTRVKPAATLTYRLEELNDPRRHIWFDAVKIPIKVVPAADVPGGVDDVVEDGVRYINEETLAANNFKIYNPDTWYQDRLNGLTMIDTNSVYVGIPVSNQGSQPYTYNLNPNPVQGGGNPHVSLMNPMFDAVSGNNLKARVFSYAEVCFLKAEAALKGWGTDAQGNYNKGVQASLDTWGIGSEYADYIGNPDVAFNGSLEQIIEQKWIANFSSASEAYLDWRRTGFPDLKTGPFAKSTVIPVRFVYPTNNSTINRDNYYSALNNLETTSHSGDVPGYIENDTPWSKPWILQGVAKPW, translated from the coding sequence ATGATGACTATAAATAAATTATTCAAATCATTTTTAGTGGTGTGCGTAGTGTTTGCGGCTTCCTGTGACAACGACATCACCGATATAAATACAAACCCCAACGGGGTTAACCTAAACGAAGGCAATCCCAGTTTTTTATTGACCGACGTAATGGCCAATACAGCTATGGATGTAGGGAATAAGGGATATAGCGACCCACTTTCCGCTTTTGTACAGTACACCCAAAAAGATTCCTGGGGCAATAACAACTACGACTGGACCGGTAGCGGCTGGGAAGGCTATTACGGTAATTTGCGTACCGCTAAATTAGCGAAGGAAAGATCCGTGGAATTGGGTTTTAAATTTCACGAAGCCGTAGCCACAATATTAATGGCTCATAACTTTGCCCTACTGACCGATTTTTATGGTGACGTGCCTTATACAGAAGCTCTGCAGGGTGATGGGGAAATACTTTTACCTAAATACGATTCTCAGGAATCTGTTTATAAGGGTGCCATCGCAGATTTTGAAGCTGCTTCAGCCATGCTTTCCTCCAATAGTGGGAGCTTGGAGGTTTTTAGTGCTACACAGGATATATTTTTCAAGGGCGATGCTCAAAAATGGATCAAATATGCCAATTCCTTGGCCCTTAGATACTATATGAGGTTGTCCGAAAAAGACCCGGGGTTTGCCGGTGCAGGAGTACAGGCTATCTTGGCCAAACCCTTAATAAGCAGTGTTGATGAAGAAGCCGCTATCCCCTATTTGGGTATAAGTCCGGACAATTCCCAACCCAGTAATGGACAGCAAGGAACTGCTTCCAATTTTACACGGGTAAAACCTGCGGCCACTTTAACTTACAGATTGGAAGAATTAAACGACCCAAGAAGGCATATTTGGTTCGATGCTGTTAAAATACCGATAAAAGTTGTTCCTGCAGCTGATGTTCCAGGAGGTGTTGATGATGTAGTGGAAGATGGAGTTCGTTACATTAACGAGGAGACCTTAGCAGCCAACAACTTTAAGATCTACAATCCAGATACCTGGTATCAAGACCGTTTAAACGGTTTAACTATGATTGATACCAATAGCGTTTATGTGGGAATTCCCGTTTCCAATCAAGGAAGTCAACCGTATACTTATAATTTAAATCCAAACCCTGTTCAGGGGGGTGGAAATCCACATGTGTCCTTGATGAATCCCATGTTCGATGCAGTGTCTGGAAACAATCTTAAAGCACGAGTATTCTCTTACGCGGAGGTATGTTTCTTAAAGGCTGAAGCCGCTCTAAAAGGTTGGGGAACCGATGCGCAAGGCAATTATAACAAAGGGGTACAGGCTTCTTTGGATACCTGGGGCATAGGGAGTGAATATGCTGATTATATAGGGAACCCAGATGTTGCTTTTAACGGCAGCTTAGAGCAAATTATAGAACAAAAATGGATCGCCAATTTTAGTTCTGCCTCCGAAGCATATTTAGATTGGAGACGAACCGGATTCCCTGATCTAAAAACAGGTCCATTCGCTAAATCTACAGTAATACCGGTACGTTTTGTGTATCCAACCAATAATAGCACTATAAATAGAGATAATTATTATTCTGCATTAAATAATTTGGAAACTACATCACACTCGGGTGATGTGCCAGGATATATAGAAAATGACACTCCATGGTCCAAACCTTGGATATTACAAGGTGTTGCCAAGCCTTGGTAG
- a CDS encoding efflux RND transporter permease subunit yields MKEGLAGKIAKAFIGSKLTVLLMIVFMVIGVYSSFLIPREEEPQINVPMADIFVGYPGASPTEVESRVTKPLEKLISNIKGVEYVYSTSMEGQGMVIVQFYVGEDIERSYVKLYNEINKHMDQMPQGVTFPLVKTRAIDDVPMLGLTLWSETYDDYQLKQIAQELTDEIEKVTDVSATQKIGGRNRQLRVVLDKDKLAESGLDFLSVAQMIKANNHQKSSGSFDKNDTEFLVTTGKFLESVTDVENLVVGIQQDRPIYLKQIAQILDGPEVPKDYVSLGFGQGSTKAETYRSEYPAVTIAIAKRKGADAMKLSDIILDKVDHLKRNLIPDDVHVEVTRNYGETASQKVSELLMHLLGAIIAVTLVVMLAMGWRGGLVVFLSVPITFALTLLSYYMLDYTLNRITLFALVFVTGIVVDDSIIIAENMHRHFKMKRLPFKQAALYAINEVGNPTILATFTVIASVLPMAFVSGLMGPYMSPMPIGASIAMLLSLFVALTITPYLGYIFLREKEKKGQEKVEKPLEETLIYRIYNKFESPLIENKKKRWLFLGVTFILLLGSIAMFFTKSVAVKMLPFDNKNEFQVVIDMPEGTTLERTSMVAKEIAQYLGTRPEIVDYQTYVGTSAPITFNGLVRHYDLRGGSNTADIQVNLIDKGERSAQSHDIASLLRPEIQRIGEKFNANVKIVEVPPGPPVLSTIVGEIYGPDYDIQMDVADQVQQILKNTVDVVDVDWMVEADQVEYQFIIDKEKAMLYGVAPEQIVHTMNMALSEKAVTTLYDENASNQIGLILALDEKEKSTIQDIAQLKVKSQQGNGNMVPIADLVTIEQTTKAKSIYRKNQKRVVYVLADMAGELESPVYAILGMADKLKTVNLPEGYSLDELYIKQPDFEDNYTVKWDGEWQITLEVFRDLGLAFLGVIIIIYILIVGWFQNFRAPIVMMVAIPLSLIGIVLGHWIMGAFFTATSFIGMIALAGIMVRNSVLLIDFINIRLADGVPLKLAVIEAGAVRTTPILLTAGTVVIGAFVILFDPIFQGLAISLMGGTIVSTVLTLLVVPLVYYMIERKNYK; encoded by the coding sequence ATGAAAGAAGGATTAGCCGGCAAAATTGCCAAAGCGTTTATTGGATCTAAGTTGACGGTGCTCTTAATGATCGTATTCATGGTTATTGGGGTATACAGTTCATTCTTGATTCCTAGGGAGGAAGAACCACAGATAAACGTGCCTATGGCGGATATATTTGTGGGCTACCCGGGGGCGAGTCCCACAGAAGTGGAAAGCCGGGTAACCAAACCTCTTGAAAAATTAATTTCCAATATTAAGGGTGTAGAATACGTCTACTCTACCTCTATGGAGGGACAAGGTATGGTTATAGTGCAGTTTTACGTGGGCGAAGATATTGAGCGGTCCTATGTAAAACTATACAACGAGATTAATAAACATATGGATCAAATGCCGCAGGGGGTCACCTTCCCTTTGGTGAAGACCAGGGCCATAGATGATGTTCCCATGTTAGGGCTTACCCTATGGAGCGAGACCTATGACGATTATCAATTAAAGCAAATAGCCCAAGAGCTTACGGACGAAATTGAAAAAGTCACCGATGTGTCCGCCACTCAAAAAATAGGCGGTCGTAACCGACAATTACGGGTAGTATTGGACAAGGATAAATTGGCAGAAAGCGGCCTGGATTTTCTGTCTGTTGCACAAATGATAAAAGCCAACAACCATCAGAAGAGCAGCGGTTCCTTTGATAAAAACGACACAGAATTTCTGGTGACTACCGGAAAATTTTTAGAGTCGGTTACCGATGTGGAAAATTTGGTGGTGGGAATCCAGCAGGACCGCCCAATTTATCTAAAACAAATTGCCCAGATCCTGGATGGTCCCGAAGTTCCAAAAGACTACGTATCCCTAGGGTTTGGACAGGGAAGTACTAAGGCGGAAACCTATAGGTCCGAATACCCGGCCGTTACCATTGCCATTGCGAAGCGCAAGGGTGCTGATGCCATGAAACTATCCGATATTATTTTGGACAAGGTAGACCACCTAAAAAGAAACCTAATTCCGGATGATGTACATGTTGAGGTAACCCGTAATTACGGGGAAACGGCCTCCCAAAAAGTATCGGAATTGCTAATGCACCTCCTCGGGGCCATCATTGCGGTAACCTTGGTAGTGATGTTGGCTATGGGATGGCGCGGGGGGCTGGTGGTATTTTTATCGGTTCCCATAACCTTTGCGCTAACCTTATTGAGTTACTATATGTTGGATTATACCCTAAACCGCATTACGCTATTTGCCCTTGTGTTTGTAACGGGTATCGTGGTAGATGATTCCATTATTATAGCGGAGAATATGCACCGGCATTTTAAAATGAAGCGACTTCCGTTTAAGCAGGCTGCACTGTATGCCATAAATGAGGTAGGTAACCCTACCATTTTGGCCACTTTTACGGTAATAGCCTCGGTATTGCCCATGGCCTTTGTATCTGGCCTTATGGGACCTTATATGTCACCCATGCCTATAGGAGCATCTATTGCGATGTTATTATCTCTTTTTGTTGCCTTAACGATTACTCCTTATTTAGGGTATATTTTTCTTCGTGAAAAGGAAAAAAAGGGTCAAGAAAAAGTTGAAAAGCCATTGGAGGAAACCTTGATCTATAGAATTTACAATAAGTTTGAGAGTCCCCTGATAGAAAACAAAAAGAAGCGTTGGTTGTTTTTAGGAGTGACCTTTATATTATTACTAGGTTCAATTGCGATGTTCTTTACCAAATCGGTAGCGGTAAAAATGTTGCCTTTCGATAATAAGAACGAGTTTCAGGTGGTCATAGACATGCCCGAAGGAACTACCTTGGAACGCACATCGATGGTTGCTAAGGAGATTGCCCAATACCTGGGTACCCGGCCCGAAATAGTCGATTACCAGACCTATGTGGGCACCTCAGCCCCCATTACGTTTAACGGACTGGTTCGTCATTACGATCTACGAGGTGGGAGTAATACGGCCGATATACAGGTAAACCTAATAGACAAGGGCGAACGAAGTGCTCAGAGTCATGATATTGCCAGTTTATTAAGACCGGAGATCCAACGAATCGGAGAAAAATTCAATGCCAATGTGAAAATTGTAGAGGTACCGCCAGGGCCACCCGTACTATCTACTATTGTTGGGGAGATTTATGGACCGGACTACGATATCCAAATGGATGTTGCTGACCAAGTACAGCAGATTCTAAAAAACACTGTGGATGTGGTGGATGTAGATTGGATGGTAGAAGCTGACCAGGTGGAGTATCAATTTATTATAGATAAAGAAAAAGCTATGCTCTATGGAGTAGCGCCGGAACAAATTGTACACACCATGAATATGGCCTTGTCCGAAAAGGCCGTAACCACTTTGTACGATGAAAATGCTTCCAATCAGATTGGGTTGATATTAGCATTGGATGAGAAAGAGAAATCCACCATCCAGGACATTGCCCAATTGAAGGTGAAATCGCAACAAGGAAATGGCAATATGGTACCTATAGCAGACTTGGTGACCATAGAACAAACTACCAAGGCCAAGAGTATCTATAGAAAAAACCAAAAACGAGTGGTCTATGTGCTGGCAGACATGGCCGGGGAATTGGAGAGTCCGGTATACGCCATTTTAGGAATGGCCGATAAGTTGAAGACAGTGAATTTACCAGAAGGCTATTCCTTGGATGAACTCTATATAAAACAACCCGATTTTGAGGACAACTATACCGTTAAGTGGGATGGGGAATGGCAGATTACCTTGGAAGTATTCCGGGATTTAGGATTGGCATTCCTTGGTGTTATCATCATTATTTATATCCTGATCGTAGGGTGGTTCCAGAATTTTAGGGCGCCCATTGTAATGATGGTGGCCATACCGCTTTCCCTGATCGGAATTGTATTGGGGCATTGGATAATGGGAGCCTTTTTTACAGCAACTTCTTTTATTGGAATGATAGCCTTGGCTGGGATCATGGTCCGAAATTCTGTATTACTGATCGATTTTATCAATATTCGGCTAGCAGACGGAGTACCGTTGAAATTAGCGGTGATTGAAGCTGGGGCGGTAAGGACAACCCCTATCCTCTTAACTGCAGGAACAGTAGTCATTGGAGCTTTTGTGATCTTGTTCGATCCCATCTTCCAAGGGTTGGCCATTTCCTTGATGGGAGGAACCATTGTATCTACTGTACTTACCCTATTGGTAGTGCCGTTAGTATATTATATGATCGAAAGAAAGAATTATAAGTAA
- a CDS encoding DUF2892 domain-containing protein: MINRYIRAIAGTFIIISVLLAMYVNINWLWFTLFVGANLFQSAFTQWCLMEKFLHKLGVKKDGDSCTV; encoded by the coding sequence ATGATCAACAGATATATCAGGGCAATTGCGGGAACATTTATTATTATAAGCGTACTATTGGCCATGTACGTAAACATCAACTGGTTATGGTTTACACTCTTCGTTGGCGCCAACCTTTTCCAATCTGCATTTACGCAATGGTGCCTTATGGAAAAGTTTCTACACAAGCTGGGAGTAAAGAAGGATGGGGATAGCTGCACCGTATAG
- a CDS encoding SusC/RagA family TonB-linked outer membrane protein: protein MKNQNLKILMLLLFGMMTTIMFGQQEVRGVITSDAGELLPGVSVVVKGTTTGVTSDFDGNYSISVPSGNAVLAFSYLGMKNKEVTVGSQTTINVVLETSSEELDEVVVTALGISREKKSLGYAVSEVSGDALDNVPQENAMNALSGKVSGVAINSTGGPGSTVNINIRGASSLSSDNQPLFVIDGTPVINSPNNIGGVGRDNKVDYGNAISDINTDDIESMTVLKGASAAALYGSRAGNGVVLITTKSGKAKKGLGVTVNSSTVFDIPYRYLDTHRKFAAGSRPYTEDNYPANSYGAIIIGETSSAWAGPALDQGIKAIHWPYTAQEIASGIPVARELKSYDNAKNFFNTAITSSNNVSIQDNSEKMNYRLSYSNMKHEGFIPNSDLSKHSINLNSGLKLNEKITVSSSINYTKSGADNRPATNRGANPMQALYEIAPHINVLDMKDYWLPGYEGIRQNSPFAFGDDPTDTEWNNPYFLAHEVNNGFERNRFYGNVTGDWQITDEFSAMVRYNFDEINEVRETKMSKGYTGDINGAYGIQDILNNEINIDFLLTYAKKFNDWDFSASAGGNKRTTSSSSVRNSTIDRGSGILTPGLFTLGNIAPDNLVYRSYKSERQVNSLYGLVSVGFKEMFYIDATGRNDWSSTLPDDNNSYFYPSISTSLLINRALNLGGNVSLIKLRAGYAEVGNDTHPYNLEPILNSGSSWGNASRLSVPGTLLNPDLKPESQDSWEIGTDLAFFQNRLRMDFTYYESENKNQIFPVKADVASGYPDRFINAGLITSSGVEAGLSGTLISNGDWNWDMGFVFGRNRTKVMELADGMNSVTFWEDAKGGAITWLGEEIGNIIDRALVRVDDPNSPYHGWPIIDDSGFEDSDRTLEDADGKRVAPVIGNFNPDFTLGMTTSASYKNWSISMNFDWRKGGQFISQTHRYGESDMHTQRWLDKMHNFSDVGDLPTYLKNNEGKYLSENGEFYVLVGGATANTGGYPVSEGGITLNDGVFMPGVQGDYDGNGNFVATTENLGGPGTVYTRYQDHYGWDFARTSAFDADFLKLREISLTYSVPSKAIRQIGLQNVAISLFSRNIILWTKADIGVDPEMAFQQESSEQGKSGIQFKQGIERFNVSPWAIPVGFKLNVSF, encoded by the coding sequence ATGAAAAACCAAAATTTAAAAATATTAATGCTCCTTCTGTTCGGCATGATGACTACCATCATGTTTGGGCAGCAAGAAGTAAGAGGAGTCATCACTAGTGATGCGGGAGAGTTGCTTCCAGGGGTTTCCGTTGTAGTAAAGGGAACCACTACAGGGGTGACGTCCGATTTTGATGGAAATTACAGTATTTCTGTGCCCAGTGGGAATGCGGTACTCGCATTTTCGTACCTAGGAATGAAGAACAAAGAAGTAACTGTAGGCAGCCAAACTACTATTAATGTAGTACTGGAAACCTCCTCTGAAGAATTGGATGAGGTGGTAGTAACCGCTCTCGGTATTTCTAGGGAAAAGAAATCCTTGGGATATGCGGTAAGTGAAGTTAGTGGCGATGCCCTAGACAATGTACCTCAAGAGAACGCGATGAATGCACTTTCCGGGAAAGTATCCGGTGTTGCCATCAACTCTACTGGGGGACCTGGATCTACTGTCAATATTAACATAAGGGGGGCCTCTTCCTTATCAAGTGACAACCAACCACTTTTTGTAATAGATGGAACGCCAGTAATTAATTCCCCCAATAATATAGGAGGAGTTGGTAGAGATAATAAAGTTGATTACGGAAATGCCATTTCCGATATCAATACCGATGACATAGAGAGCATGACAGTTCTTAAGGGGGCTAGTGCAGCAGCATTATATGGTTCTAGGGCCGGTAATGGTGTTGTGTTGATTACTACCAAATCTGGGAAAGCAAAAAAAGGATTGGGAGTAACTGTAAATTCGAGCACTGTCTTTGATATTCCGTATCGCTATTTGGATACCCATAGAAAATTTGCCGCTGGATCTAGGCCGTACACTGAAGACAATTATCCTGCTAATTCCTATGGAGCCATTATAATAGGAGAAACAAGTTCTGCTTGGGCAGGACCAGCTTTAGATCAGGGCATTAAAGCAATTCATTGGCCCTATACCGCGCAAGAGATTGCAAGTGGTATACCGGTTGCAAGGGAGCTAAAGTCATATGACAATGCAAAAAACTTCTTTAACACCGCTATTACCTCCTCCAATAATGTTTCTATTCAGGACAATTCTGAAAAAATGAATTATAGGTTGTCCTATTCGAATATGAAGCATGAAGGATTTATTCCAAATTCAGATCTTAGTAAGCACAGTATCAACCTAAATTCTGGCCTAAAATTAAACGAAAAAATAACGGTTAGTTCTAGCATTAATTATACTAAATCAGGTGCAGACAACAGACCTGCAACCAACCGAGGTGCAAACCCTATGCAGGCATTGTATGAGATTGCTCCTCATATTAATGTGCTTGATATGAAGGATTATTGGTTGCCTGGATACGAAGGAATTCGTCAGAATTCGCCTTTTGCCTTTGGAGACGACCCAACCGATACCGAATGGAACAACCCTTATTTCTTGGCACATGAGGTAAATAATGGTTTTGAAAGAAATAGGTTCTATGGTAACGTAACAGGTGATTGGCAGATTACAGATGAGTTCTCGGCCATGGTACGTTATAATTTTGATGAGATAAATGAGGTAAGGGAAACCAAAATGTCCAAGGGCTATACTGGCGACATTAACGGAGCCTATGGTATTCAAGATATCCTAAACAATGAAATAAATATTGACTTCCTGCTTACCTATGCGAAGAAATTTAACGACTGGGATTTTTCAGCCTCTGCCGGTGGTAATAAACGAACCACCAGTTCTTCTTCCGTAAGGAACTCAACCATAGATAGAGGGTCGGGTATATTGACTCCGGGACTATTTACCCTAGGTAATATTGCTCCAGATAACCTGGTTTATAGGTCTTATAAAAGCGAACGTCAAGTGAATAGTTTGTATGGTTTGGTAAGTGTTGGATTTAAGGAAATGTTTTATATAGATGCAACCGGTAGGAACGACTGGTCCAGTACACTTCCAGATGATAATAATTCCTATTTCTACCCGTCCATATCTACAAGTTTATTGATAAATAGAGCCCTAAATTTAGGGGGAAATGTTTCTTTAATAAAACTAAGAGCAGGTTATGCCGAGGTAGGTAATGATACCCATCCCTATAATTTAGAGCCTATACTTAATAGCGGTAGCTCTTGGGGTAATGCATCCCGACTTTCCGTTCCTGGAACGTTGTTAAATCCAGATTTAAAACCAGAATCTCAAGATTCTTGGGAAATAGGGACCGATCTAGCTTTCTTCCAGAACAGATTGCGTATGGATTTCACCTATTATGAAAGTGAGAATAAGAATCAAATATTCCCGGTTAAAGCTGATGTAGCATCGGGATATCCGGATAGATTTATTAATGCAGGTTTAATTACAAGTAGCGGCGTAGAAGCTGGTCTAAGTGGTACTCTAATAAGCAATGGCGATTGGAATTGGGATATGGGCTTTGTCTTTGGGCGTAACCGTACCAAAGTAATGGAATTAGCCGATGGAATGAATTCAGTAACCTTTTGGGAAGATGCCAAAGGAGGAGCCATCACTTGGTTGGGTGAAGAAATTGGGAATATTATAGATAGGGCATTGGTGAGAGTAGACGATCCCAATTCCCCTTACCATGGCTGGCCTATTATAGATGATTCTGGTTTTGAGGATAGTGATAGAACTTTAGAGGACGCAGATGGAAAAAGGGTTGCCCCGGTTATAGGCAACTTTAATCCAGATTTCACCCTGGGGATGACCACTTCGGCCTCCTATAAAAATTGGTCCATTTCCATGAATTTTGATTGGAGAAAAGGCGGACAATTTATTTCGCAAACCCACCGATATGGAGAATCAGATATGCATACTCAACGTTGGTTGGATAAGATGCACAATTTTAGCGATGTAGGGGATTTACCTACCTATTTGAAAAATAATGAAGGCAAATACCTATCCGAAAATGGTGAGTTTTATGTTTTAGTAGGAGGAGCTACCGCAAACACTGGTGGTTATCCAGTAAGCGAAGGTGGTATCACCTTAAACGACGGAGTGTTTATGCCAGGTGTACAAGGGGATTATGACGGTAATGGAAACTTTGTAGCCACTACCGAAAACCTAGGCGGGCCAGGTACGGTATACACCAGATATCAAGATCATTATGGTTGGGATTTTGCCAGAACATCTGCTTTTGATGCCGATTTTCTTAAACTGAGGGAAATATCCCTTACGTATAGTGTTCCTAGTAAGGCAATTCGCCAAATAGGATTACAGAATGTAGCCATTTCGCTTTTTAGCCGTAATATCATCTTATGGACTAAAGCCGATATTGGTGTAGATCCGGAAATGGCTTTTCAACAAGAATCTTCTGAACAAGGTAAGAGTGGTATCCAATTTAAGCAGGGTATAGAACGCTTTAATGTTAGCCCATGGGCCATACCAGTAGGGTTTAAACTTAATGTAAGTTTCTAA
- the upp gene encoding uracil phosphoribosyltransferase, whose protein sequence is MVIHYLGEGNSLLNQFVAELRDVDIQKDAMRFRKNIERIGEILSYELSKTLEYGPKTIITPLGTKEMTLPQNELVLCSILRAGFPLHQGMLNYFDKAENGFISAFRHHPNDADDFEVLVEYFATPSLKDKTLVLIDPMLATGRTLENVLKALKDYGTPKQIHLVSVIGSKEGIAHVEKVFPKNTHLWISAIDEALNSRGYILPGLGDAGDLSYGSKL, encoded by the coding sequence ATGGTTATTCATTATTTAGGGGAAGGAAACTCATTATTAAATCAGTTTGTTGCGGAATTAAGAGATGTTGACATCCAAAAAGATGCGATGCGGTTTAGAAAAAATATTGAGCGTATCGGAGAAATCCTGAGTTATGAGTTGAGCAAAACCTTGGAGTATGGACCAAAAACCATTATTACCCCTTTGGGGACCAAGGAGATGACCTTGCCCCAAAATGAGTTGGTATTGTGTTCCATACTTAGGGCCGGTTTTCCCTTGCACCAGGGAATGCTGAATTATTTTGATAAGGCCGAAAATGGGTTTATATCGGCCTTTCGTCATCACCCAAACGATGCCGACGATTTTGAAGTTCTTGTAGAATATTTTGCCACTCCTTCCTTAAAGGATAAAACATTGGTGCTGATAGATCCTATGCTGGCTACAGGAAGGACTTTGGAGAATGTACTTAAGGCCCTAAAGGATTATGGCACCCCAAAACAGATACACCTTGTGTCTGTCATAGGCTCCAAAGAGGGTATCGCCCATGTAGAAAAGGTATTCCCAAAAAACACACATTTATGGATTTCCGCCATTGATGAGGCCTTAAATAGTAGGGGTTATATTCTTCCTGGACTTGGTGATGCAGGTGATCTGTCCTATGGGAGCAAACTTTAA
- a CDS encoding efflux RND transporter periplasmic adaptor subunit has product MKTRLYIAVLITLGITISSCGNDTKKTTSDNSPVVAVRISSVAQKNSSPFLSTSGKIEAVKSADLSTRMMGNVEKIHVQVGEKVKKDQLLLSLNNADLSAKLAQVNAGINEATAAFDNAEKNYQRFSVLFGENSASQKELDDITTQYNMAKARLESAKQMKNEVNSQFSYINIRAPFNGVITNKAINVGDMANPGMPLLEMESPGNFQVLAMVPESEILQIKADAEVDVLIKTLNESIKGKVAEISTSAKNTGGQYMVKVLLDKSETNLLSGMYATVQFPIAKKENTNSVQIPLDAIVHNGQLSGVYTVSESNTALLRWLRLGRTFGDNVEVLSGLSAEEHYIVSAEGKLYNGVKISIQ; this is encoded by the coding sequence ATGAAAACAAGACTATATATAGCTGTACTAATCACCTTGGGCATCACAATTTCCAGTTGCGGGAACGATACCAAAAAAACAACCTCAGATAATTCTCCTGTGGTCGCTGTTAGGATAAGTAGCGTTGCCCAGAAAAACAGCAGTCCCTTTCTATCTACCAGTGGAAAAATAGAAGCGGTGAAAAGCGCCGATTTAAGTACGAGAATGATGGGAAACGTAGAAAAAATCCATGTTCAGGTTGGAGAAAAAGTTAAAAAGGACCAACTCTTATTAAGTTTAAACAATGCAGATCTATCCGCCAAATTGGCTCAGGTTAATGCTGGGATCAACGAAGCAACAGCTGCTTTTGACAATGCCGAAAAGAATTACCAAAGGTTTAGCGTTCTATTTGGGGAGAACAGTGCTTCTCAAAAGGAATTGGATGATATCACTACCCAATATAACATGGCCAAAGCGCGATTGGAATCTGCCAAACAAATGAAAAACGAGGTAAATTCCCAATTTTCCTATATCAATATACGGGCACCCTTTAATGGGGTTATTACCAACAAGGCCATCAACGTAGGCGATATGGCAAACCCAGGGATGCCCTTATTGGAAATGGAAAGTCCAGGTAATTTTCAAGTATTGGCCATGGTACCGGAATCTGAAATTCTACAGATCAAGGCAGATGCGGAAGTTGATGTTTTAATTAAAACGCTTAATGAATCTATAAAGGGAAAAGTGGCGGAAATAAGTACTTCGGCCAAAAATACCGGTGGACAGTATATGGTAAAAGTGTTGTTAGACAAGTCGGAAACCAATCTTCTCTCTGGCATGTATGCCACAGTTCAGTTTCCCATAGCCAAAAAGGAAAATACCAATAGCGTTCAAATTCCCTTGGATGCCATAGTGCACAACGGACAATTGTCTGGAGTGTATACGGTAAGTGAGAGCAATACGGCACTTTTACGATGGTTGCGGTTGGGTAGGACTTTTGGAGATAATGTAGAAGTGTTATCAGGACTTTCCGCCGAGGAGCACTACATAGTATCTGCTGAGGGGAAGCTGTACAACGGGGTCAAAATCAGCATCCAATAG
- a CDS encoding HAD family hydrolase — MILSVLKENIENIIFDLDGTLWDPMPMSIKAWHTALNRFDCIENPISQEDIQGIMGMQHNLVGEKLFPYLSKEQQDEVINSCYMQEVQDIKQAGGVLYPGLEAVLETLGKKYDLFIVSNCQAGYIEAFYEYHGLGAYFKDFECSGNTAMSKAINIGMLIKRNTLRNSIYVGDTLGDYLAAEDNKLPFVFADYGFGQVPDIHYAITQIGDLEQML, encoded by the coding sequence ATGATTCTGAGCGTATTAAAGGAAAACATTGAAAATATCATTTTTGATCTGGATGGTACCCTTTGGGACCCCATGCCCATGAGCATAAAGGCTTGGCATACAGCATTAAATAGGTTCGATTGTATTGAAAATCCTATTTCCCAAGAAGATATACAGGGCATTATGGGAATGCAACATAATCTGGTGGGCGAGAAATTGTTTCCCTACCTCTCTAAAGAGCAGCAAGACGAGGTTATAAACAGTTGTTATATGCAGGAGGTGCAAGATATTAAGCAAGCTGGAGGTGTTTTGTACCCCGGATTGGAAGCTGTTTTGGAGACCTTAGGAAAAAAGTACGATCTATTCATAGTCAGTAATTGTCAGGCTGGTTATATCGAAGCTTTTTATGAATATCATGGTTTGGGTGCCTATTTCAAAGATTTTGAATGTTCAGGAAACACAGCTATGTCTAAGGCTATAAATATCGGGATGCTGATAAAAAGAAATACTTTAAGAAATTCAATTTACGTAGGAGACACACTAGGGGACTATTTGGCAGCAGAAGACAATAAGCTTCCATTTGTCTTTGCCGATTACGGCTTCGGACAGGTTCCTGATATTCATTATGCCATTACACAAATAGGAGATTTAGAACAGATGTTATAA